A genomic window from Leptolyngbya sp. BL0902 includes:
- a CDS encoding SRPBCC family protein, whose product MSEWLDHSVIVDVNVPVETSWNLWCDLEQMPKWMKWIDSVRIPPETPDLSEWKLASRGLEFTWRSKITNLVEYQIIQWEAIDGLPNKGAIRFYDRKEGQSSVKLTVSYAIPAIIKWMDGLFLGRLVEATLQSDLNRFRDYAQTHHQPPAV is encoded by the coding sequence ATGAGTGAATGGCTTGACCACAGCGTAATCGTCGATGTGAATGTTCCAGTAGAGACCTCCTGGAATCTCTGGTGCGATCTCGAACAAATGCCGAAATGGATGAAGTGGATCGATTCTGTCCGCATTCCGCCCGAAACCCCAGACCTGTCGGAATGGAAGTTGGCTTCGCGGGGGCTAGAGTTTACCTGGCGCTCCAAAATTACCAACCTGGTGGAATACCAAATTATTCAGTGGGAAGCCATCGACGGCTTGCCCAACAAAGGTGCCATTCGGTTCTACGACCGCAAGGAGGGGCAATCTAGCGTCAAGCTGACGGTCTCCTACGCCATTCCAGCCATCATCAAATGGATGGACGGACTGTTTTTGGGCCGTTTAGTAGAAGCGACCCTCCAGTCTGACCTAAATCGGTTTCGGGACTACGCTCAGACGCACCATCAGCCCCCTGCGGTCTAG
- a CDS encoding ammonium transporter, whose translation MALPWALGLGVGGALAFSPSVFAQAEAPGMVMALSPESLQVAVDTLWVLVAGFLVFFMNAGFCMLETGFCRSKNAVNLLAKNLIVFGLSTLAFWVLGFGIMFGDGNGLFGYSGFFLSGADNSPATGADYQGVYDSLSWAGVPLKAKFFFQLAFAGTAATIVSGAVAERIKFLAFFVFSLLLVGISYPITGHWVWGDGFLSALGFYDFAGSTVVHSVGGWAALIGAILLGPRLGRYQQRPVAMPGHNLSISALGCLILWLGWFGFNPGSTMAADPFAISHIVVTTNLAAAMGALAATVTSWVYLTKPDLSMIINGVLAGLVAITAPCAYVNLGSAALIGLLAGVLVVFSVTFVDRLKIDDPVGAISVHLVCGVWGTLAVGLFSVGPGIYPWYGPGDGPLAGLFLGGGLVQLLVQLLGIVAVAAFTVLFSLTSWLIIKASIGIRVSANEEHNGLDLGEHAMEAYPEFDITH comes from the coding sequence ATGGCCCTTCCGTGGGCTCTGGGGTTAGGCGTTGGCGGTGCCTTGGCCTTCAGTCCCTCAGTGTTTGCCCAGGCGGAGGCTCCAGGGATGGTCATGGCCCTCAGTCCTGAATCGCTTCAGGTAGCGGTAGATACCCTTTGGGTGCTGGTTGCAGGGTTTCTGGTGTTTTTTATGAATGCCGGATTCTGCATGTTAGAAACCGGATTCTGCCGCAGTAAAAATGCCGTTAACCTGCTAGCCAAAAACCTGATTGTCTTTGGCCTCTCCACCCTGGCCTTTTGGGTGCTCGGTTTTGGGATAATGTTTGGTGACGGCAACGGACTTTTCGGCTATTCCGGCTTCTTCCTCAGCGGAGCCGACAACAGCCCCGCCACCGGAGCGGATTATCAAGGCGTTTACGACTCCCTCAGTTGGGCTGGGGTGCCGCTGAAGGCCAAGTTCTTTTTCCAACTGGCCTTTGCGGGCACTGCGGCCACCATTGTTTCTGGGGCCGTAGCCGAGCGGATTAAGTTCCTCGCCTTCTTTGTCTTTAGCCTGCTGCTAGTGGGCATCTCCTACCCAATCACAGGCCACTGGGTTTGGGGTGATGGCTTCCTATCTGCCTTGGGATTTTACGACTTCGCGGGCTCCACCGTGGTACATTCCGTCGGCGGCTGGGCCGCATTGATTGGGGCCATTCTGCTGGGCCCTCGCCTAGGCCGTTATCAGCAGCGTCCGGTGGCGATGCCGGGGCACAACCTCAGTATTTCTGCCCTGGGCTGTTTGATTTTGTGGCTGGGATGGTTTGGCTTTAACCCCGGTTCCACCATGGCTGCCGACCCCTTTGCCATTAGCCACATCGTTGTCACCACTAACCTGGCCGCTGCCATGGGAGCCCTCGCGGCCACCGTCACCTCCTGGGTCTACCTCACCAAGCCCGACCTGTCGATGATTATCAACGGCGTGCTGGCAGGGCTGGTGGCCATCACCGCCCCCTGTGCCTACGTCAACCTGGGTAGCGCCGCCTTGATTGGTCTGCTAGCCGGGGTACTGGTGGTGTTTTCAGTGACGTTTGTGGATCGCCTCAAAATTGATGACCCCGTCGGAGCCATTTCCGTCCACCTGGTTTGCGGCGTGTGGGGCACTCTCGCCGTAGGGCTATTTAGCGTTGGCCCCGGTATCTATCCCTGGTATGGCCCCGGCGATGGCCCGCTAGCGGGCCTGTTCCTGGGAGGTGGGCTAGTGCAACTTCTCGTTCAACTGCTGGGGATCGTGGCCGTCGCGGCGTTTACGGTACTGTTCAGCTTGACGAGCTGGCTGATTATCAAAGCCTCCATTGGTATCCGGGTTTCTGCCAACGAAGAGCACAACGGCCTAGACCTCGGTGAGCACGCCATGGAAGCCTACCCCGAGTTTGACATCACCCACTAG
- a CDS encoding Uma2 family endonuclease: MVAAFNYISPEHYLAAEADSPIKHEYRDGEIYAMAGGTDAHITLALNLWALLRGHLRDQGCRAYALDMKARIEALNRFYYPDVMVTCDERDTALSTYKQNPCLIVKVLSESTEAFDRGNKFADYRHLDSLEEYALISQTRQQVEVFRRNEEGLWVLHPYAEGDRVVLTSVNWEGDMADLYEEVTLPEPEVPESAG, encoded by the coding sequence ATGGTTGCCGCCTTTAACTACATTTCCCCAGAACACTACCTCGCTGCCGAAGCCGACAGCCCCATCAAGCACGAGTATCGCGATGGGGAAATCTACGCCATGGCAGGCGGCACCGATGCCCATATCACCCTAGCGCTCAACCTGTGGGCCTTGCTGCGGGGGCACTTGCGCGATCAAGGCTGTCGGGCCTATGCCCTCGACATGAAAGCTCGGATTGAAGCCCTCAATCGCTTTTACTACCCCGATGTGATGGTGACGTGCGACGAACGGGATACGGCTCTCAGCACCTACAAACAGAACCCTTGCCTGATTGTGAAGGTGCTGTCTGAAAGTACCGAAGCCTTTGACCGGGGCAATAAGTTTGCCGATTACCGCCACTTAGACAGCCTGGAAGAGTACGCGCTGATTTCCCAAACTCGCCAGCAGGTGGAGGTGTTTCGCCGCAATGAGGAGGGGCTGTGGGTGCTGCATCCCTACGCTGAGGGGGATCGGGTTGTCCTAACCAGCGTGAATTGGGAGGGCGATATGGCGGATCTCTATGAAGAGGTGACTTTGCCTGAGCCTGAAGTTCCTGAATCTGCGGGTTAA
- a CDS encoding ribose-phosphate pyrophosphokinase, which produces MPSLPAFSDNNRLKLFSGSANVELAREVARYLGIDLGPMVRKRFADGELYIQIQESIRGCDVYLIQPTCHPVNDHLMELLIMIDACRRASARQITAVVPYYGYARADRKTAGRESITAKLVANLMAKAGASRVLAIDLHSAQIQGYFDIPCDHVYGTPVLIDYIASKKLEDLVVVSPDTGGVARARAFAKKLNDAPLAIIDKRRQAHNVAEVMNVIGDVRGKTAVLVDDMIDTAGTICEGARLLKKEGARQVYACATHPVFSPPAIERLSSGIFEEVIVTNTIPMTTARQFEQLTVLSMANLLGEAIWRIHEESSVSSMFR; this is translated from the coding sequence ATGCCGTCGCTTCCCGCCTTTAGCGATAACAATCGTCTAAAGCTCTTTTCCGGTTCCGCCAATGTTGAACTCGCCCGTGAGGTAGCCCGGTATCTCGGTATCGATCTGGGGCCCATGGTTCGCAAACGGTTCGCCGATGGTGAACTGTACATCCAGATTCAAGAGTCCATCCGGGGCTGTGATGTGTACCTCATCCAGCCCACCTGCCATCCGGTGAACGATCACCTGATGGAGTTGCTCATTATGATCGATGCCTGTCGGCGGGCGTCGGCGCGGCAAATTACGGCGGTGGTGCCCTACTACGGCTATGCCAGGGCCGACCGCAAAACCGCTGGACGGGAATCCATCACCGCCAAACTAGTCGCCAACTTAATGGCCAAGGCGGGGGCCAGCCGTGTCCTCGCCATTGACCTCCACTCGGCCCAAATTCAGGGCTATTTTGACATCCCCTGCGACCATGTCTACGGCACTCCAGTGCTCATCGACTACATCGCCAGCAAAAAGCTGGAAGATTTGGTGGTGGTGTCCCCCGACACAGGTGGCGTGGCCCGCGCCCGGGCCTTTGCCAAAAAGCTGAACGATGCGCCCCTGGCCATTATTGACAAGCGCCGCCAAGCCCACAACGTCGCTGAGGTGATGAACGTCATCGGCGATGTGCGCGGCAAAACGGCGGTCTTAGTGGATGACATGATCGACACCGCAGGCACCATCTGCGAGGGGGCTAGACTGCTAAAGAAAGAGGGAGCCCGCCAGGTCTATGCCTGTGCGACCCACCCGGTCTTCTCCCCCCCAGCGATTGAGCGGCTCTCCAGCGGCATTTTTGAGGAAGTGATTGTCACCAACACCATCCCCATGACCACCGCCCGCCAGTTTGAGCAACTCACCGTCCTCTCCATGGCCAACCTCCTCGGAGAAGCCATCTGGCGCATCCACGAAGAAAGCTCCGTCAGCAGCATGTTCCGCTAG
- a CDS encoding DUF3067 family protein, with amino-acid sequence MTGQDLQALLQDKWGYSYDLQLRRTQGKIFLQVMWRYLEQASFPLSEADYLTHLNQVALYLNEWGQSAHIQAWIAETREKPRLGKAVSIPLDLGDRALEWLADEF; translated from the coding sequence ATGACAGGCCAAGACTTACAAGCCCTGTTGCAGGATAAGTGGGGTTATTCCTACGACCTTCAGTTGCGTCGCACCCAGGGCAAAATCTTCCTTCAGGTGATGTGGCGCTACCTAGAGCAGGCGTCCTTTCCCCTCAGCGAGGCTGACTACCTAACCCACCTCAACCAGGTGGCTTTGTACCTCAACGAGTGGGGGCAAAGCGCCCATATCCAAGCCTGGATCGCCGAAACCCGTGAGAAACCTCGCTTGGGTAAGGCCGTGAGCATCCCCCTCGACCTAGGCGACCGCGCGTTAGAGTGGCTAGCTGACGAGTTTTAA
- the petC gene encoding cytochrome b6-f complex iron-sulfur subunit, producing MTQVSGTSDVPDLGRRQFMNLLTFGAATGTVLGMLYPVVKYFVPPSSGGGGGGVTAKNELGNDVVVSSFLAAHNSGDRVLVQGLKGDPTYLVVKDNGTLESYGINSICTHLGCVVPWNASENKFMCPCHGSQYDATGKVVRGPAPLSLALAHADVTEDDKVSLSPWTETDFRTGESPWWA from the coding sequence ATGACTCAAGTTTCTGGAACCTCCGATGTCCCCGATTTGGGGCGTCGCCAATTTATGAACCTACTGACCTTCGGAGCAGCTACGGGCACCGTCCTGGGGATGCTCTACCCGGTGGTCAAATATTTTGTGCCGCCCTCCAGCGGTGGCGGTGGCGGTGGCGTAACCGCTAAGAACGAACTGGGCAACGATGTGGTGGTTAGCTCGTTCCTGGCCGCCCACAACTCCGGTGATCGCGTTCTGGTGCAAGGTCTGAAGGGTGATCCCACCTACCTCGTGGTGAAGGACAACGGCACCCTGGAAAGCTACGGCATCAACTCTATCTGCACCCACCTGGGCTGCGTGGTGCCCTGGAACGCCAGCGAAAATAAATTTATGTGCCCCTGCCACGGCTCCCAGTACGATGCTACGGGCAAGGTGGTGCGTGGCCCTGCACCCCTGTCTTTGGCCTTGGCCCACGCCGATGTCACCGAAGACGACAAGGTTTCCCTCAGCCCCTGGACGGAAACCGACTTCCGCACGGGCGAAAGCCCCTGGTGGGCCTAG
- the petA gene encoding cytochrome f, translated as MTAFLSSVRRWRPVAVAFATVLLVLGGVLVQPQPAAAYPFWAQENYPVPREATGRIVCANCHLAAKPTKVEVPQAVLPDTVFPLKVEIPYDLNTQQVLGDGSKGGLNVGAVVVLPEGFKLAPADRIPEDLAEEVGGTYFMPYSDTQENILIVGPLPGEQYQEIVFPILSPDPTTNKAVSFGKYSIHVGGNRGRGQVYPTGQNSNNYAVNASVSGTVADIEAQAGGGYAVSILTEGGETVVDSIPAGPELIVSAGDAVEAGKPLTTNPNVGGFGQIDTEIVLQSPNRIKGLIAFVAAVMLTQIMLVLKKKQVERVQAAEMSF; from the coding sequence ATGACTGCATTCCTTTCATCGGTGCGTCGTTGGCGGCCAGTTGCCGTTGCCTTTGCCACCGTTCTTCTCGTCCTTGGCGGGGTGCTGGTTCAGCCCCAACCCGCCGCCGCCTATCCCTTCTGGGCCCAGGAAAACTATCCCGTCCCCCGCGAAGCCACGGGCCGGATTGTCTGTGCTAACTGCCACTTGGCCGCTAAGCCCACCAAGGTCGAAGTGCCCCAGGCCGTTTTGCCCGACACGGTTTTTCCCCTGAAAGTCGAAATTCCCTACGACCTAAATACTCAGCAAGTGCTGGGTGACGGTAGCAAGGGCGGCCTCAACGTTGGTGCCGTGGTGGTTCTGCCCGAAGGCTTCAAGCTAGCCCCCGCAGATCGGATCCCTGAAGATCTAGCGGAAGAAGTGGGCGGCACCTACTTCATGCCCTACAGCGACACCCAGGAAAATATCCTCATCGTTGGCCCCCTGCCCGGTGAACAGTATCAGGAGATCGTCTTCCCGATTCTGTCTCCCGATCCTACGACCAACAAAGCCGTTTCCTTTGGTAAGTACTCAATCCACGTCGGCGGCAACCGTGGCCGTGGCCAGGTGTACCCCACCGGGCAAAACAGCAACAACTATGCGGTTAACGCCTCTGTCTCCGGCACCGTGGCCGACATCGAAGCCCAGGCTGGTGGTGGCTACGCCGTATCCATCCTGACTGAGGGTGGCGAAACCGTGGTAGACAGCATCCCCGCTGGCCCTGAGCTGATTGTTTCCGCAGGCGACGCCGTGGAAGCCGGGAAGCCCCTGACCACTAACCCCAACGTGGGCGGTTTTGGCCAGATCGACACCGAAATCGTGCTGCAAAGCCCCAACCGGATTAAGGGTCTGATCGCCTTCGTGGCGGCGGTTATGCTGACCCAAATCATGCTGGTGCTGAAGAAGAAGCAAGTCGAGCGCGTCCAAGCCGCCGAAATGAGCTTCTAA
- the typA gene encoding translational GTPase TypA, with translation MTLPIRNVAIIAHVDHGKTTLVDALLKQSGIFREGEEVPDCVMDSNDLERERGITILSKNTAVRYQDTLINIVDTPGHADFGGEVERVLGMVDGCILIVDANEGPMPQTRFVLKKALEKGLRPIVVINKIDRGQAEPHGAVDKVLDLFLELGADDDQCEFPYLFASGMAGFAKLKLEDENVDMKPLFESILDHVPPPVGDVNKPLQLQVTTLDYSEYLGRIVIGKLHNGTINAGQQAALMKEDGSMVKSKITKLLGFEGLRRIEIEQATAGQIVAVAGFADANIGETITCPNNPQALPLIKVDEPTLQMTFVVNDSPFAGQEGSFVTSRQLRDRLMRELETNVALRVEPTDSPDRFAVSGRGELHLGILIETMRREGYEFQVSQPQVIYREVNGQPCEPYELLILDVPEDGVGGCMERLGQRRAEMQDMRVMGDGRATLEFIIPARGLIGFRGEFMRLTRGEGIMNHSFLDYRPLCGDIETRRNGVLIAFEEGVATFYAMKNAEDRGTFFITPGTRVYKGMIVGEHNRNQDLDLNVCKTKQLTNHRASGGDELVQLQTPVDMSLERALEYIGPDELVEITPESIRLRKLSKKLVKR, from the coding sequence ATGACTCTTCCTATCCGCAACGTCGCGATCATTGCCCACGTTGACCACGGTAAAACCACCCTGGTTGATGCGCTGCTCAAGCAATCTGGTATTTTCCGCGAGGGGGAAGAGGTTCCAGACTGCGTCATGGACTCCAACGATCTGGAACGGGAGCGCGGCATCACGATTCTGTCCAAAAACACCGCCGTTCGCTACCAAGACACGCTGATTAACATCGTAGACACCCCTGGCCACGCCGACTTTGGCGGCGAGGTAGAGCGCGTTTTGGGGATGGTAGACGGCTGCATCCTGATTGTGGACGCCAACGAAGGCCCCATGCCCCAAACCCGCTTTGTGCTGAAAAAAGCGCTAGAAAAGGGTCTGCGTCCCATCGTCGTGATCAACAAAATTGACCGGGGTCAGGCTGAGCCCCACGGCGCGGTAGACAAGGTGCTGGATCTGTTCCTCGAGCTAGGGGCCGACGACGACCAGTGCGAGTTTCCCTACCTCTTTGCCTCCGGCATGGCAGGGTTTGCCAAGCTGAAGCTGGAGGACGAAAACGTCGATATGAAGCCCCTGTTCGAGTCCATCCTCGACCATGTGCCGCCCCCGGTGGGCGATGTGAACAAGCCCCTCCAGCTTCAAGTCACCACGCTCGACTACTCCGAATACCTGGGCCGGATTGTGATTGGCAAACTCCACAACGGCACCATCAACGCCGGACAGCAGGCCGCCCTGATGAAGGAAGACGGCTCCATGGTGAAATCCAAAATCACCAAGCTGCTGGGTTTTGAGGGTCTGCGCCGGATTGAAATCGAGCAGGCCACCGCTGGCCAAATCGTGGCCGTGGCGGGCTTTGCCGATGCCAACATTGGCGAAACCATCACCTGCCCCAACAATCCCCAAGCCCTGCCGCTAATCAAGGTAGACGAACCCACCCTGCAAATGACCTTCGTGGTCAATGATTCTCCCTTCGCCGGACAGGAGGGCAGCTTCGTCACCTCTCGGCAACTGCGGGATCGGCTGATGCGGGAACTGGAAACCAACGTGGCCCTGCGGGTGGAACCCACCGATTCCCCAGATCGCTTTGCGGTCTCCGGTCGGGGTGAACTGCACCTGGGCATTTTGATCGAAACCATGCGCCGGGAAGGCTACGAGTTCCAGGTGTCTCAGCCCCAGGTAATCTACCGGGAAGTGAACGGCCAACCCTGCGAACCCTACGAACTGCTGATTCTGGATGTGCCCGAAGACGGTGTCGGCGGCTGTATGGAGCGTCTGGGCCAGCGTCGGGCCGAAATGCAGGACATGCGGGTAATGGGCGATGGCCGCGCCACCCTGGAATTTATCATCCCCGCCCGTGGTCTGATTGGCTTCCGGGGTGAGTTCATGCGCCTCACCCGTGGGGAAGGGATCATGAACCACAGCTTTTTGGACTATCGGCCCCTCTGCGGTGACATTGAGACCCGCCGTAACGGGGTGCTGATCGCCTTTGAGGAAGGGGTGGCCACGTTCTACGCCATGAAGAATGCCGAAGATCGCGGCACGTTCTTCATCACCCCCGGCACCCGCGTCTACAAGGGCATGATCGTGGGCGAACACAACCGCAACCAGGATCTCGACCTGAACGTTTGTAAGACCAAGCAGTTGACCAACCACCGGGCCTCTGGGGGTGACGAACTGGTGCAGCTTCAGACTCCGGTGGATATGAGCCTAGAGCGGGCGCTAGAATACATCGGCCCCGATGAGCTGGTGGAAATCACCCCTGAGTCCATTCGTCTGCGGAAACTGTCGAAGAAGCTGGTGAAGCGTTAA